From Pagrus major chromosome 9, Pma_NU_1.0, the proteins below share one genomic window:
- the fev gene encoding protein FEV, with protein MRQDCGGNLMFNMYLSDPTENLLKESKGTTWGPINTGVQKGSGQIQLWQFLLELLSDSTNMSCIAWEGTNGEFKLIDPDEVARRWGERKSKPNMNYDKLSRALRYYYDKNIMTKVHGKRYAYKFDFHGLAQVCQPSTTEQAIYKFQGNFSPIPFSGISKLNLVAPGVGPSGFSYWPGSPSAALYHSHNLQPPGPFGTVSPSHISCVNNINSLSNINSHYN; from the exons ATGAGACAGGACTGCGGAGGAAACCTCATGTTCAACATGTATCTCTCAG atcCAACAGAAAATCTGTTGAAGGAAAGCAAAGGAACAACCTGGGGTCCAATAAACACAGGAGTGCAGAAAG GCAGCGGGCAGATCCAGCTGTGGCAGTTCCTGCTGGAGCTCCTCTCCGACAGCACCAACATGTCGTGCATCGCCTGGGAGGGAACCAACGGCGAGTTCAAGCTCATCGACCCGGACGAGGTGGCTCGGCGCTGGGGGGAGCGCAAAAGCAAACCCAACATGAACTACGACAAGCTGAGCAGGGCGCTGCGCTACTACTACGACAAGAACATCATGACCAAAGTCCACGGCAAGCGCTACGCCTACAAGTTTGATTTCCACGGCCTGGCGCAGGTGTGCCAGCCGTCCACCACGGAGCAGGCCATCTACAAGTTTCAGGGGAACTTCTCACCGATTCCCTTCTCCGGGATTTCCAAACTGAACCTCGTGGCTCCCGGCGTGGGGCCGTCGGGTTTCTCCTACTGGCCCGGGTCTCCTTCGGCGGCTCTGTACCACAGCCACAACCTGCAGCCTCCAGGGCCCTTTGGCACCGTGTCTCCGTCCCACATTAGCTGTGTCAACAACATCAACAGTCTGAGTAACATCAACAGCCATTACAACTGA